The genomic window CGCGTCGCCCAAGGCCGGCGACAGGAAGGTGGTGccggtggatgcggtggaggtggaggtggagctgaAGCTGGAGCTGGAGGAGAAGCACGTCTTGGCGGTGGACGACAGCTCCGTCGACCGCGCCGTCATCGCCAAGATCCTCCGCAGCTCCAAGTACAGAGGTGAGCAGAGCATGCAGCTCCTCTTGCTCGATTGATTGATTAATTGAATTGACGAGCCTCCGATTTGCTCGGCGGCGAACGAACCACTGAGGATGAAAACTGACTGTCGTCTCGAATCTCTTTGCAGTGACCACCGTGGAGTCGGCGACGCGGGCGCTGGAGCTGCTGGCGCTGGGTCTGCTCCCTGACGTGAACATGATCATCACGGACTACTGGATGCCCGGGATGACCGGgtacgagctcctcaagcacgTCAAGGAGTCGTCGGAGCTGAGGGAGATCCCCGTGGTGATCATGTCGTCGGAGAACGTGCCCAACCGCATCACCCGCTGCCTGGAGGAGGGCGCCGAGGACTTCCTTCTTAAGCCCGTCCGCCCCTCCGACGTCTCCCGCCTCTGCAGCCGGATCAGATGATCTCATCAGCCAGCCAGCCCCTGCGGCCGTCCGCCCGGCCGGTGTATCATCGTCTGCGGGGAGGATCTGATTGCGTACTCTTAGGAGTTAGTAGGATCcattttttgttctttcttttccCCATTTTTTCCTTCTTTCTTGGACATAGatcttctgctgctgctgctgccgccgccgccgcctcaaaCAAGAAGCTGACTTTTGGCGCCTAGGCAGACTTAGCTTTAGGAACGAAGTTATGTTAGGAATGGAACGCGGATTGATGGAGCAGAGCATTTGCTGCTGTTCTTTTCCCTCTGTGATGATCTGCTGCTGCAAAAGATGCCCCCCAGGCACGCAAAAAAGAAAAGAACCCTGTCCTCAGGCCTCACTCACCAGTTGAAAAGAAATGGCATCCGAGAAAACCGGTTAAGCGTTTCAAGATCAGAGCATCTGTTTCTTTTTCCTCTTTATTAACATCAGTATCAGGATTAACAGttatattattgttattatacacacacacacacacacacacacacacacacacacactagttCCACTAGTTCTTCCCCCAACCAATAACCAATTCTTGTTCGGAAACATCTCGTTTCTCAATTCACATGGATGGCGGTCACGGTTCATGCACGATCTCCTCTCCTCTCTGACTCTTACCAGCCCTGAGAAAATAATTGCCTGGTTGTCTGCTAATCAATCAGCCCTCCCCGCCTGCCATGATTTTGTATTTGTATATAAGCACGATAGGCTGTGCGAATCAAATCGAAAAGAAGATTGTTATCCCTCTCTTGTTATATGCTCCTAATACGGGAGTAGAGTATCGGCAAAGcatattatttttattatatgCTCCTAATACGGGAGTAGAGTAGTGCCGCCTGTCTTAGGTGAGCTGTTGTTGTCTAATGCGAGTACGGTGTGTAATTGCAAAtcaaatataaataaaataaaatagggAGGCGAAAGTAAACGAAAAGTCAAGGGGCTATTCCGGAGGATACGATAGTAAAGACAGGCCTGCGGGCAGATTCTGCAAAAGGGACCCTGGGCCTGGCCTGCAGCGGATGTAGCCCGGAACCAGCAGGATCCCGAGAGGATCCGCGTGATTGACGAACCGATCGGTGTGCACACGGCAGCTGCTAGTACTGCAACTGTTTGGTGGTGTGGTCAGGCCTGGCCTGGTGGacctggacatggacatggacaggACAGCCCCGGATCTTATCGATCTGAATTTTTCGCGTTCTAGAAGACGACGTCAAAGCTGGGCAGCCAATTCTTTGTGCGTTTGTTGATCGAAGAATAATCCACGCCAGAAGTGTGTGGCAGGGACATGCAAGCATTTGAGTTCGGTACCTCCCGCGGGTTTCGACTCCGGCTTACCCCACATTAGTGCAACGAACTGTTGTTATTTCTGTCATCCATCAGAACAATATTTCTAAAAGACTGGAGTAAGTATTACAGAAGAAAAATAACTACCTGTATCACTCTTGTGAAAATAAATTAGGAACAAGTGAGATCACTATTTCCAATTACAAAGTAGAAGCTGGAATGCGTTCCAAACGGAGAGTGTCTCAGAAGAAATCATGAGAGTCTGACTTGGACTTTTCTTTGAATTGTTTACGGGAGAAGGGATTGGTCTGCAATTCATTATTACGCAGAaacatttcatttcatttcacGCATACAAGCAAGCGCGTTCTAGAAACCGAGCTGGACTGGACCCTTAGGTCTCCTCGTTCTCACTCTTAAGGGTATCCCCGTTTGATTTGCATCGTCCGACCGAATCGGAGTTcttgactttttttttttaccaaaactGCCTCTGCAATCTGCATGCCACCGAATTGACGGCATCCTAAGACTATTTTCAAGAGATTAGCCAAATCCTTCTCTAGAGGTAAATTTGGCTATTATTATTAAAGAAAATACGTCTCCAACACACTCTATAAATAATTCTCCAAATTTAGTAGCTCTCTATCCCACCTCATTCgctctctgcttttggatatcctACTTCGCTAGCTATTCAACCTCTTGGCGCGGTCGGCGTTTCCTGCATGCATGCTTTGTTAATCGGCTACCAATGCATGCTTTGTTGATTGGATGCTAGTTGATGGACTGGCACTTTTGAATATGGAGAGTCCTGGTTTTACATAGTTTCGTGGAGTGTGTTCTagtatttttttttgtcaaatctatTTTAGAGAGTAGCGAATCGGTAAATTTGACTAGTCCTTTTGGTTAATTCTTTGGCTAATCCATCCAATTTCTTTCACATAGCGATATAACTGTCCGCGGCTGCAAACCAACGACGTGCCAAAAGACGTGGAATACAAGTACCGCTCCAACAACTTTTACACATCGACCATATGCTTATAATTAGACTAACTAATTAACTACTGCTTATGATTAAACATAAAAAGTGTCGCTACGAGATTCGTGTACATCAAACTTTTTTTTAAGATTGACTAAGTTTGCAGAAAatatttacaacatttatacatatcttcaaataagtttaacatgaaaatatatttgagaatCTATCTACTGATACTATTTATGGTTATGCCGGAATAGGGGATGGTCATGAAGTCTGCTCCGCCGCAACTGGTGACTGCTCGCCCATGCCCATGTGGGTGGGCTTGCAGGTCCATCACCTTAAgccattcagcctgttcggttggggctgaaacgatcgtatacgatcgtggattattactgctggctggtttggtgtgagagaaaaatactgttctggctagaaatttacgatcgtttacgaccaagtgaACAGGCCGATTGCATGTGAAGGGACATATTAACGGCGGACCGGCCAGTAACATGTTAGTGGATTGTGGATTAATGGTGAATCTAATGTCATATTTGCTATATAAGAAACTTGGCGGATTTTATTAGGAGCTGATCAAAACCAAGAGGACGGTCATAGGTGCTGGAGGAGGAAAGCCTATTACCGCCAAGAGATTTCTTTGATGAAGCTTACTATCAAGAGCACAAAATTGGCCACTGCCTTCTTCATTCTAGAGGCACAAGGGAGCTATAATTTGATTTTTGGGTGCGGATGAATTCATGCCAATCAATATGAAAGTTGAAAGTGTTTGATTTCTCGAGAAGTGAGAATGATATTTTTATAGAACTGAATGAGTAAGCAGAAGCAAAGTGCAAACCATATTAGTTCAGAGGTCACATGGACATGAACACTTAGTTTTGGAGGGTTATTAGATCATCTCTAGTTCTCCACCAGATTCCCCATCTCCTTCCATATCCTAAAAATCTTGTAATATAGGAGATTAGGTTGCTCCGGCAGATCTCCTGTAGGATCTACTTTCCCTATAATTTTTGAGAgattagagcatctccaccagATCTCCTATTACTTCTCCCCTATAACCAGTTATAGGATATTAGAGCGAGCAGGGTGGCCGCTCCAGGCCTCTGACGTGAAGGGGCCCAAGCGGCTACGTGCTCTTTATAGACATTATGTAGAGGCATAGTGCAATGAGCAAAGTGCAAttagcttgggctggcccaaaagTACATGGGGAGCAATCACCACTAGAATACTGAAGTTGATGCGGTCTTGCTGTTCGCTAGTGTTGAGGCCGAGGCGCTGCACGCCCGCACATCTCATACAAGGATATCATAGCTCTGGTCATCTCATACATCATCAAGTATATCATTGATAACCATATCTCAACCATATCATCACAGAGGAACACAGTCAAGGATCATAAGTTCCAAGTAAGACCATTATCAAACCATGAGTAGCAAACCAAATGTACCACCATGCCATCACGAAGGATGACTCACAATCAAGCTAAGGTATCATAATAAGTACATCCGAAAGGTATCAAGCTCGTACATCACAGTGGCAAAATAGGACATCTCTCTCTCAACCGAAGACTACTAACCTTGACGATGCTAAAACGACAACCGAACTAATTAAGCACGACAGCGGAGGAGACAAAACCTTCGAACTAAGAAAAACGTATCCCATGTGCATCACTGCATCCAACGGTGATGCACATAGGGGCATATGCCCCAAGGATTATAAGTTCTAACTAAGACTATCATCAAACCATGAGTACGAAGCCAAAtgtatcaccatgccatcacgaAGGATGACTCATAAGCAAGCCAAGTAtcatgagtacatcccaaaaggTATCAAGAAGGGACCGAAAGAACTGCCTGACTGCCTCTAGCCGCGTCGGGAACGGTCATTGCACCGCCTTGGCCTTGGCCTCCAAAAAACCCGCCAtacctttttttagaaaaaaaagagtTTTATATATTACTGTGAAGAATATTAATAGAAATGAAATGTCCAAACATACGTACCTGGTACACCAGGTGTAGCGCTAGCACCATTGCCATGTCGATCGCGAAAAGTACTATGCGAAGTTTATCAAACCCTGCTCTGTAGAAACCGCCATCTACAGGCACTACTAGAGAAcaaactttagaacgatgtcccaatttagcattagcctcggcattttttgcccccgggactaaaggtccctgcccaacggtcgtccgcggggcagggatctttagtcccggctggtattaccaaccgggactaaaggtttacctttagtcccggttgataataccagccgggactaaagcttttagtcccggtttgggttatgccccgggaataaagattaatatttagtcccggtttggtcccctaaccgggactaattatcccggcctataattctgctcaattcttcctccccgagcctgagccattccattattcaaactcactgcctctgttcttcagcttgctgttgttcttgcactctccccctccattggtgttgctcttcgattttggaggtaacaaacttaatcctcttatattttatcagtagcttatctcattttgcgatgtagatgcatgtgtaactttatatgttggactttattatgattttatatgtcatttttagctcaaaatcacatgatgatttgcatatatgtttggataaacaaaagttaaattagttcatcaaaatcacgcctcgctcgtcctcgctggagcacgcgccattctcgtccccggtggcttacgtgatcttagaattaatttttccatgaaatgaaaaacttagaaaattgttagaaaattgtagaaaatccgtactagttgaacttgcggaccgtgttcatgtcggcgagcatgttctctgccgagcggtaacggacgtcaaggaggagctttgattctacgagggagagcggcaacggtcgtgaaagaccgtgttccatttctcgtagaatcagagctcttccttggccaagtacggtgccgtccggtggagaaatgctcgtcgagatgatcacgtaagcaaggtcaattagtacggatggttatttattgaaacatgtttttgagctataatttgatggatatttgaaaatatgaaatttacactagtttgcaaaaataagtatagaaagtagatgacaactgttactggatcctcggcctctcgttcggttgcgaaacgactgaggccagaactccctctcattatctgcggcaagtgtaagcagaagattgtgatggagtaccgagtcaagagacagggacccaacaagggtcgtgttttctacaagtgcccggatcgcgatgtgagtttcttacgcattttataattatggctaattgacctgcttttcttgaatatttttgactaaatattttttggctttaatttcagtgggagggcaatggatgcgatggttggtactgggaggaagattatgctacatacgtgcagaatttgggtgcgcttgaggtagcggatgctgctgatgaggcagtgagccagcaggagaagcttattgatattcaacagaagaatgatttgtctgttttagttgcgtacgatcacaaaataattatgttactgaagtgcattgtagtt from Miscanthus floridulus cultivar M001 chromosome 11, ASM1932011v1, whole genome shotgun sequence includes these protein-coding regions:
- the LOC136494071 gene encoding two-component response regulator ORR6-like → MAAAAAPSVSPSPAPAPAPKVASPKAGDRKVVPVDAVEVEVELKLELEEKHVLAVDDSSVDRAVIAKILRSSKYRVTTVESATRALELLALGLLPDVNMIITDYWMPGMTGYELLKHVKESSELREIPVVIMSSENVPNRITRCLEEGAEDFLLKPVRPSDVSRLCSRIR